In Callospermophilus lateralis isolate mCalLat2 chromosome 19, mCalLat2.hap1, whole genome shotgun sequence, the following are encoded in one genomic region:
- the Znf12 gene encoding zinc finger protein 12 isoform X3, giving the protein MSKSLGPVSFKDVAVDFTQEEWQQLDPDEKVTYRDVMLENYSNLVSVGYHIIKPDVIIKLEQGEEPWIVEGEFPPQSYPDEVWQVEDPMEKLQEDEDMFFINKTLGEERVGLEWSWDQSI; this is encoded by the exons GGGCCAGTGTCTTTCAAGGATGTGGCTGTGGACTTCACCCAGGAGGAATGGCAGCAGCTGGACCCTGATGAGAAGGTGACGTACAGGGATGTGATGCTCGAGAACTACAGCAACCTCGTTTCTGTGG GGTATCACATTATCAAACCGGATGTTATCATCAAGTTGGAGCAAGGAGAAGAGCCATGGATAGTAGAAGGAGAATTTCCACCTCAAAGCTATCCAG ATGAGGTCTGGCAAGTGGAAGACCCAATGGAGAAGCTCCAGGAGGATGAAGATATGTTCTTCATCAATAAAACCCTGGGTGAAGAGAGAG TTGGTTTAGAGTGGTCCTGGGATCAGTCTATATAA
- the Znf12 gene encoding zinc finger protein 12 isoform X1, with the protein MSKSLGPVSFKDVAVDFTQEEWQQLDPDEKVTYRDVMLENYSNLVSVGYHIIKPDVIIKLEQGEEPWIVEGEFPPQSYPDEVWQVEDPMEKLQEDEDMFFINKTLGEERGNVSGKAFNVEINPVPSRKVASKCDLCEKSLTSVSEYISSDGSYARMKPNECSGCGKSLLHIKLEKPHPGDESYEFNQNGEAYALSEQNIYQKIHILEKPFEYIECQKAFQKDTVFVNHMEEKPYNWNESEIAFLQMSDLSVHQRSHMEMKPYECRECGKSFCKKSKFIIHQRTHTGEKPYKCNQCGKSFCQKGTLTVHQRTHTGEKPYECNECGKNFYQKLHLIQHQRTHSGEKPYECSYCGKSFCQKTHLTQHQRTHSGERPYVCHDCGKTFSQKSALNDHQKIHTGVKLYKCSECGKCFCRKSTLTTHLRTHTGEKPYECNECGKFFSRLSYLTVHYRTHSGEKPYECTECGKTFYLNSALMRHQRVHTGEKPYECNECGKLFSQLSYLTIHHRTHSGVKPYECSECGKTFYQNSALCRHRRIHRGEKPYECYICGKFFSQMSYLTIHHRIHSGEKPYECSECGKTFCQNSALNRHQRTHTGEKAYECFECGKCFSQMSYLTIHHRIHSGEKPFECNECGKAFSRMSYLTVHYRTHSGEKPYECTECGKKFYHKSAFNSHQRIHRRGNMNVVDVGRLL; encoded by the exons GGGCCAGTGTCTTTCAAGGATGTGGCTGTGGACTTCACCCAGGAGGAATGGCAGCAGCTGGACCCTGATGAGAAGGTGACGTACAGGGATGTGATGCTCGAGAACTACAGCAACCTCGTTTCTGTGG GGTATCACATTATCAAACCGGATGTTATCATCAAGTTGGAGCAAGGAGAAGAGCCATGGATAGTAGAAGGAGAATTTCCACCTCAAAGCTATCCAG ATGAGGTCTGGCAAGTGGAAGACCCAATGGAGAAGCTCCAGGAGGATGAAGATATGTTCTTCATCAATAAAACCCTGGGTGAAGAGAGAGGTAATGTTTCTGGTAAAGCTTTTAATGTAGAAATAAACCCTGTTCCTTCAAGAAAAGTGGCCTCTAAATGTGATTTATGTGAAAAGAGTTTAACATCTGTTTCGGAGTATATCAGTAGTGATGGAAGTTATGCAAGGATGAAACCCAATGAATGTAGTGGATGTGGGAAATCACTTCTCCACATTAAACTTGAGAAACCTCATCCAGGAGATGAATCTTATGAATTTAATCAAAATGGAGAAGCTTATGCTTTAAGTGAACAAAATATTTATCAGAAAATTCATATTTTGGAGAAACCCTTTGAATACATCGAATGCCAGAAAGCCTTCCAAAAGGACACAGTTTTTGTTAATCACATGGAGGAGAAACCATATAATTGGAATGAATCTGAAATAgcctttctccagatgtcagatcTCAGTGTTCATCAGAGATCTCACATGGAAATGAAACCCTATGAATGCCGAGAGTGTGGAAAATCTTTCTGTAAAAAATCCAAATTCATTATACACCAGAGGACTCACACAGGGGAGAAACCTTATAAATGTAACCAGTGTGGGAAGTCTTTCTGCCAGAAAGGAACTCTCACTGTACACCAGAGAACCCACACAGGAGAGAAGCCTTATGAATGTAACGAATGTGGGAAAAACTTCTACCAGAAGTTACACCTCATTCAACACCAGAGAACTCACtcaggagagaagccctatgaatgtagttATTGTGGAAAATCCTTTTGCCAGAAGACACACCTCACACAACACCAGAGAACACATTCAGGAGAGAGGCCCTATGTTTGCCATGACTGTGGAAAGACCTTCTCCCAGAAATCAGCACTTAATGATCACCAGAAAATTCACACAGGTGTGAAACTCTACAAGTGCAGTGAATGTGGGAAATGCTTCTGCCGAAAGTCTACTCTCACAACGCACCTGAGGACACACACAGGAGAGAAACCTTATGAATGCAATGAGTGTGGGAAATTCTTCTCTCGGTTATCCTATCTAACTGTACATTACAGAACTCATtcaggagagaagccctatgaatgtactgAATGTGGGAAAACCTTCTATCTGAATTCAGCCCTCATGAGACATCAGAGAGTACACACAGGAGAGAAACCTTATGAATGTAATGAGTGTGGAAAACTGTTCTCCCAGCTGTCATACCTGACTATACATCATAGAACTCATTCAGGAGTGAAACCCTATGAATGCAGTGAATGTGGAAAAACCTTCTACCAGAATTCAGCCCTTTGTAGACATCGGAGAATACACagaggagagaagccctatgaatgttacATATGTGGAAAGTTCTTCTCTCAGATGTCATACCTCACTATACATCATAGAATTCATTCAGGAGAAAAACCTTATGAATGTAGTGAATGTGGGAAAACCTTCTGTCAGAATTCAGCCCTTAATAGACATCAGAGAACACACACAGGAGAGAAAGCTTATGAATGTTTTGAATGTGGGAAATGCTTCTCTCAAATGTCATATCTCACCATACATCATCGAATCCATTCTGGAGAGAAACCATTTGAATGTAAcgaatgtgggaaagccttctcTCGGATGTCATACCTCACTGTGCATTACAGAACCCATtcaggagagaagccctatgaatgtactgAATGTGGGAAAAAATTCTACCACAAATCAGCATTCAATAGCCATCAAAGAATTCATAGGAGAGGGAATATGAACGTAGTTGATGTGGGAAGGCTTCTCTGA
- the Znf12 gene encoding zinc finger protein 12 isoform X2 produces MEKLQEDEDMFFINKTLGEERGNVSGKAFNVEINPVPSRKVASKCDLCEKSLTSVSEYISSDGSYARMKPNECSGCGKSLLHIKLEKPHPGDESYEFNQNGEAYALSEQNIYQKIHILEKPFEYIECQKAFQKDTVFVNHMEEKPYNWNESEIAFLQMSDLSVHQRSHMEMKPYECRECGKSFCKKSKFIIHQRTHTGEKPYKCNQCGKSFCQKGTLTVHQRTHTGEKPYECNECGKNFYQKLHLIQHQRTHSGEKPYECSYCGKSFCQKTHLTQHQRTHSGERPYVCHDCGKTFSQKSALNDHQKIHTGVKLYKCSECGKCFCRKSTLTTHLRTHTGEKPYECNECGKFFSRLSYLTVHYRTHSGEKPYECTECGKTFYLNSALMRHQRVHTGEKPYECNECGKLFSQLSYLTIHHRTHSGVKPYECSECGKTFYQNSALCRHRRIHRGEKPYECYICGKFFSQMSYLTIHHRIHSGEKPYECSECGKTFCQNSALNRHQRTHTGEKAYECFECGKCFSQMSYLTIHHRIHSGEKPFECNECGKAFSRMSYLTVHYRTHSGEKPYECTECGKKFYHKSAFNSHQRIHRRGNMNVVDVGRLL; encoded by the coding sequence ATGGAGAAGCTCCAGGAGGATGAAGATATGTTCTTCATCAATAAAACCCTGGGTGAAGAGAGAGGTAATGTTTCTGGTAAAGCTTTTAATGTAGAAATAAACCCTGTTCCTTCAAGAAAAGTGGCCTCTAAATGTGATTTATGTGAAAAGAGTTTAACATCTGTTTCGGAGTATATCAGTAGTGATGGAAGTTATGCAAGGATGAAACCCAATGAATGTAGTGGATGTGGGAAATCACTTCTCCACATTAAACTTGAGAAACCTCATCCAGGAGATGAATCTTATGAATTTAATCAAAATGGAGAAGCTTATGCTTTAAGTGAACAAAATATTTATCAGAAAATTCATATTTTGGAGAAACCCTTTGAATACATCGAATGCCAGAAAGCCTTCCAAAAGGACACAGTTTTTGTTAATCACATGGAGGAGAAACCATATAATTGGAATGAATCTGAAATAgcctttctccagatgtcagatcTCAGTGTTCATCAGAGATCTCACATGGAAATGAAACCCTATGAATGCCGAGAGTGTGGAAAATCTTTCTGTAAAAAATCCAAATTCATTATACACCAGAGGACTCACACAGGGGAGAAACCTTATAAATGTAACCAGTGTGGGAAGTCTTTCTGCCAGAAAGGAACTCTCACTGTACACCAGAGAACCCACACAGGAGAGAAGCCTTATGAATGTAACGAATGTGGGAAAAACTTCTACCAGAAGTTACACCTCATTCAACACCAGAGAACTCACtcaggagagaagccctatgaatgtagttATTGTGGAAAATCCTTTTGCCAGAAGACACACCTCACACAACACCAGAGAACACATTCAGGAGAGAGGCCCTATGTTTGCCATGACTGTGGAAAGACCTTCTCCCAGAAATCAGCACTTAATGATCACCAGAAAATTCACACAGGTGTGAAACTCTACAAGTGCAGTGAATGTGGGAAATGCTTCTGCCGAAAGTCTACTCTCACAACGCACCTGAGGACACACACAGGAGAGAAACCTTATGAATGCAATGAGTGTGGGAAATTCTTCTCTCGGTTATCCTATCTAACTGTACATTACAGAACTCATtcaggagagaagccctatgaatgtactgAATGTGGGAAAACCTTCTATCTGAATTCAGCCCTCATGAGACATCAGAGAGTACACACAGGAGAGAAACCTTATGAATGTAATGAGTGTGGAAAACTGTTCTCCCAGCTGTCATACCTGACTATACATCATAGAACTCATTCAGGAGTGAAACCCTATGAATGCAGTGAATGTGGAAAAACCTTCTACCAGAATTCAGCCCTTTGTAGACATCGGAGAATACACagaggagagaagccctatgaatgttacATATGTGGAAAGTTCTTCTCTCAGATGTCATACCTCACTATACATCATAGAATTCATTCAGGAGAAAAACCTTATGAATGTAGTGAATGTGGGAAAACCTTCTGTCAGAATTCAGCCCTTAATAGACATCAGAGAACACACACAGGAGAGAAAGCTTATGAATGTTTTGAATGTGGGAAATGCTTCTCTCAAATGTCATATCTCACCATACATCATCGAATCCATTCTGGAGAGAAACCATTTGAATGTAAcgaatgtgggaaagccttctcTCGGATGTCATACCTCACTGTGCATTACAGAACCCATtcaggagagaagccctatgaatgtactgAATGTGGGAAAAAATTCTACCACAAATCAGCATTCAATAGCCATCAAAGAATTCATAGGAGAGGGAATATGAACGTAGTTGATGTGGGAAGGCTTCTCTGA
- the LOC143384785 gene encoding uncharacterized protein LOC143384785, with protein sequence MNKSQIDQEGAIQGSVSFDDVTVNFSRDEWLCLSSTQRILYRDVTLENYSHLVFVGYCLTKPDVILRLEQGEDPWTLEGEHPGQAHPKAQKLSDLIKRSQETPDEHLCCASLLYNNTLSKKRENISGNTLNLDTNPVSSGKTPCENDSRGVSVKCISEPSVTDKNDSSRNSSALTEHGKLPLVCEQENSQTEQKSDVCNHGEESLGGNEGLTEQQEVQAVGPPLEDNDGGEAVPEQAATTSSQTAEAGEKPCDHEEPTGSTSAMSVPDISQECQTRKDCSEVNGCEKSVVYEDQQVSMEEKTQEANENENASKEPRLTQAPGTCSGENTFECSRCKKSFHQESQLTNHQRTHTQEKPRKSSKRGKTFQKSQLTDSKRTNRRQKRREHKARGKAPVKSPLGDQQGTQPGNKLYVCDDCGKPFRYRSALKVHQRIHTGEKPYKCHECGKSFYAKSNFTHHQRIHTGEKPFECQECGKSFSVKSNLTKHQKTHTGEKPFKCSECEKTFFQKSQFADHQRTHTGEKPYTCTECGKSFYYKSALHVHQGKHREEKPYKCTECEKSFCYKSALIIHQVTHTGKKPYDCNECGKTFCVKSNLTKHQKIHTGEKPYTCNECGKSFSMNSILVVHHRTHTGEKPYKCNECEKSFYKKSALTKHQRTHSGEKPHKCSECGKSFHMKSTLIIHQRTHTGEKPYKCNECEKSFYVKSHLNIHQRNHTGKKPHVCGECGKAFTMKSNLTDHQRTHSEERPYKCNECQKAFRHKSTLTVHKRTHTGEKPYKCNDCGKSFYMKSALSQHQRIHTGEKPYDCKQCGKAFFQKSHLTKHHRTHTGEKPYECKECGKTFFQKSHLIEHQRTHTGEKPHECNECGKSFCYKSALTIHQRIHSDEKPYKCSECDKSFCMKSHLTVHQRTHSGKHPFECYECGKAFYVKSNLINHQRTHTGEKPYICSTCGKSFGMKSALTVHQQGHTGEKPYACNKCGKAFCKKAALTSHQMIHRRMTP encoded by the exons ATTGACCAGGAAGGTGCCATCCAGGGATCTGTGTCATTCGATGATGTGACTGTGAATTTCAGCCGGGATGAGTGGCTATGCCTGAGCAGTACTCAGAGGATCCTGTACCGGGATGTGACACTGGAGAACTACAGCCACCTGGTCTTCGTGG GATATTGCCTCACCAAACCAGACGTGATCCTCAGGTTGGAGCAAGGAGAAGATCCGTGGACATTAGAGGGAGAGCATCCAGGCCAGGCTCATCCAA aaGCCCAGAAGCTAAGTGATCTGATAAAGAGAAGCCAGGAAACCCCAGACGAACACTTGTGCTGTGCATCCCTCCTATACAACAACACACtgagtaagaagagagagaacatttCTGGAAACACACTTAATCTGGACACAAACCCTGTTTCTTCAGGAAAAACACCCTGTGAAAATGACTCACGTGGAGTGAGTGTGAAATGTATTTCAGAACCAAGTGTTACTGATAAAAACGATTCAAGTAGGAACTCCAGTGCACTCACTGAACATGGGAAGTTGCCTCTTGTCTGTGAGCAAGAAAACAGTCAGACTGAGCAGAAGTCTGATGTGTGTAACCACGGTGAGGAATCTCTGGGTGGTAATGAGGGTCTTACTGAGCAACAGGAAGTTCAAGCTGTGGGACCACCTTTGGAAGATAATGATGGTGGAGAAGCCGTCCCTGAGCAGGCAGCCACCACCTCATCCCAGACGGCAGAGGCAGGAGAGAAGCCCTGTGACCACGAGGAACCCACAGGAAGTACCAGTGCCATGTCAGTCCCTGACATCTCTCAAGAATGTCAGACGAGGAAAGATTGCTCTGAAGTTAATGGGTGTGAGAAGTCAGTGGTTTATGAGGACCAGCAAGTTAGCAtggaggagaaaacccaggaagccaATGAAAATGAGAATGCCAGCAAGGAGCCCCGTCTCACTCAAGCTCCTGGAACTTGCTCAGGGgagaacacctttgaatgtagtcgTTGCAAGAAATCTTTTCACCAGGAGTCCCAACTTACTAACCATCAGAGGACCCATACACAAGAGAAACCTCGTAAAAGTAGTAAACGTGGGAAAACCTTCCAGAAATCACAGCTCACTGACTCAAAGAGAACTAACCGAAGACAGAAACGCCGTGAACATAAGGCACGTGGAAAAGCCCCTGTGAAGTCCCCTCTCGGGGACCAGCAGGGGACACAGCCAGGAAACAAGCTGTATGTATGTGATGACTGTGGGAAACCTTTCCGCTATCGCTCAGCCCTCAAAGTCCATCAGCGGATCCATacaggagagaagccctataaGTGCCATGAGTGTGGGAAGTCCTTCTATGCCAAGTCCAACTTCACTCATCATCAAAGAATCCACACAGGAGAGAAGCCCTTTGAATGTCAGGAATGTGGGAAGTCCTTCTCTGTGAAGTCAAACCTCACCAAACACCAGAAGACACACACGGGGGAGAAGCCTTTCAAATGTAGCGAATGCGAGAAAACCTTCTTCCAGAAGTCACAATTTGCTGACCATCAGAGAACCCACACAGGGGAAAAACCCTACACATGTACTGAGTGTGGGAAATCTTTTTACTATAAGTCAGCTCTACATGTCCATCAGGGGAAGCACAGAGaagagaagccttacaaatgtacTGAGTGTGAGAAATCCTTCTGCTATAAGTCAGCCCTGATTATACATCAGGTAACTCACACAGGGAAGAAACCCTATGACTGTAATGAGTGTGGGAAAACCTTTTGTGTGAAGTCAAATCTCACTAAACACCAGAAAATTCACACAGGAGAGAAACCGTATACATGTAATGAGTGTGGCAAATCTTTCTCTATGAATTCAATCCTTGTTGTACACCATCGGACCCACACAGGGGAGAAACCTTACAAATGCAATGAGTGTGAGAAATCATTTTACAAAAAATCAGCTCTTACTAAACATCAGAGAACTCACAGTGGGGAGAAACCACATAAATGTTCTGAATGTGGGAAGTCTTTTCATATGAAATCCACTCTCATTATACACcagagaactcacactggagagaaaccctacAAATGTAATGAATGTGAAAAGTCATTCTACGTGAAGTCTCATCTTAATATCCATCAGAGGAATCACACAGGAAAGAAACCCCATGTATGTGgtgaatgtgggaaagcctttacCATGAAGTCAAACCTCACTGATCATCAGAGGACGCACTCAGAGGAGAGACCTTACAAATGTAATGAGTGTCAGAAAGCCTTTCGCCACAAGTCAACCCTAACTGTACATAAGAGAACTCATACAGGGGAGAAACCTTACAAATGTAATGACTGTGGGAAATCCTTCTATATGAAGTCAGCCCTCAGTCAACATCAGAGAATACACACAGGCGAGAAGCCCTATGATTGTAAACAGTGTGGGAAAGCCTTCTTCCAGAAGTCACACCTCACTAAACACCATCGGACCCAcacaggagagaagccctatgaatgtaaggaaTGTGGGAAAACCTTCTTCCAGAAGTCACACCTCATTGAACATCAGCGAACACACACTGGGGAGAAACCCCATGAGTGTAATGAATGTGGGAAATCCTTCTGCTATAAGTCAGCCTTAACCATACATCAGAGAATTCACTCAGATGAGAAACCCTACAAATGTAGTGAATGTGACAAGTCTTTCTGTATGAAATCACACCTCACTGTACATCAGAGAACTCACTCAGGGAAACACCCCTTTGAATGTTATGAATGTGGAAAGGCTTTTTATGTGAAGTCAAACCTCATCAACCACCAGCGGACTCACACTGGGGAGAAGCCTTATATATGTAGTACATGTGGGAAATCTTTCGGTATGAAGTCGGCCCTCACAGTTCATCAACAGGGACACACAGGGGAGAAGCCCTATGCATGTAAtaaatgtgggaaagccttctgCAAGAAGGCAGCTCTCACTAGTCATCAGATGATTCACAGGAGAATGACTCCCTGA